The Natrinema saccharevitans genome includes the window CGTGCCCCGGGGATGGATCCCCCCTTTCCTCGAAGGCCGAACTACTGCTCCCGGAGCCGCCGGAGGACCGGGATCTCCGCGAGTCGCTCGTCGTCAAGCAGCGCCCAGTCGATGCCGGTCGGCTGGTCGCCGGTCTCGGGCCGAACGACGCGGTCGGGCGTGACCACGAGGTCCATCGCGACGTCGTGGCTCCCGATCGCGACCGGGCCGTCGATCACCTGCCGGTCGTGGATCGTCGTCGCGACCGGGGTCGCGTCGTCGACGAGGCCGAGGTCCCGGAGGACGGCGTACTCGAGATCGCTGTAGCCCTCGCCCTTGCCGATCCGGCCCCCGCTCTCGGTGACGGCGACGCTTCCCGAGACGATCAGGTCGACCCGGTCGACCGCGTCGGGGCCGACCTGCTCGCCGTGTTCGGACGAGCCCGAGACGGTCGTTGCCGCGTCGTAGTCCTCGAGTTTGGCGGGATCGAGCTTCAGGAAACACTCCTCGTCACGGAGACGGGGGACCGCCATGTAGACGGTCTTGCCCTCGCGTAACGCCCGCCGGCGGACGGGCAGTTGCGGCGCGTCGGGGTTGGCCTTGATCGACGTCGCCCGCTCCCATTCGGGTTGCTCGGCCAGTCGGTCCGCGGCGGCGTCGGCCCCCGCGAAATTCGGGATCCGGCCGTGGGGCGGGAACGGGAACCGCGCTTCGCCGCTGTCCTCGAGGGCGTCCTAGACCCGCTCGCGGACGGGCGCCTTCTCGAGTGGCTTGCCCACGTCAGGCACCCCCGTCGGCGGGTTCGGCTCCGTTCGCGTCGGTCGGTTCCTCGTCGGCGTCGGACGCCTCGTACCCGGCGCGCTCGACGAGGGTGGACGCTTCCGCGAGGACGATCTCCTCGAGGGCGAGCCGGGTCGCGTCGACGTGGCCCGGCAGGCAGAAGACCGGCGTGCCGTCGGCGACGCCCGCGAGCGTCCGTGTGCCGACGACCGCCGTGCCGACCCGCTCGTACCCGAGGACGGTAACGAGTTCGCTGAACGCGGCCAGCTCCTTCTCCAGCAGCGGTTCGACGGCCTCGATCGTGATGTCGCCGGGCTCGACGCCGGTCGCGCCGGCCGTGATCACGATATCGACGTCGTCGCGGTCGAGCAGCCGCGAGACGATCGACTGGACCGTATCGTGGTCCGATTTGACGTGTTCCCGCACCGTGACTTCGTGGCCGTCGGCTTCGAGGAGGTCGTTGACCGTCTCCCCGGCCGCGTCCTTCTCGAGGTCGCGGTCCGAGGCGATCGTGATGACGCCGGCACAGAGCGTGTCCGCGGCGTCGTCCGCGTCGGTCTCGTCCATACGCCGCCTTCGAAAGCCGGCGGGTAAAAGCTACGCACGAGCGGGCGACCGGCCGCGCCGTTCGACGGCAGCGATCGCCGTCGGCCCGGCGCGAAGTCTCCGCTCGAATGCTGGTAGCCCAACTGTTATGCACGCCGTTTCCGTTGGCTGGTGTATATGCAAGCGGTCCAAATCACGGAACACGGCGACACCGACGTCATCGAGTACGGCGAGTACCCCGACCCCGAGGTCGATCGGGACGAGGTACTGGTCGATGTCAAGGCGGCCGCGCTCAACCACCTCGACATCTGGACGCGCCGCGGCATGCCCGGCCTCGACCTCGAGATGCCCCACATCCCGGGCAGCGACGCGGCGGGCGTCGTCGAGGCGGTCGGCGAGGACGTGACCCGGTTCGAGGAAGGCGACCGGGTCGCGGTCTCGGCCGGCGTCGGCGACCTCCGGATGGACGACCCGACGCTCGACCCGACGTTCCACATTATCGGCGAACACGTCCGGGGCGTTCACTCCGAGTACGCTGCCGTCCCCGAGGACAACCTCATCCCCGTTCCCGAGGGCGTCGACTGGGCGGTCGCCGGCTCGAGCTGTCTGGTCTTCCAGACGGCGTGGCGCATGCTCATCGAGCGGGCCGACCTCGAGGCCGGCGAGAGCGTCCTCGTCCTGGGGGCAAGCGGCGGGGTCGGCCACGCCGCCTTACAGATCGCCGACTACGCGGGCGCGGAGGTCTACGCGACGGGCAGCACGGAAGAGAAGCTCGACTACGCCCTCGAACACGGCGCGGACCACGTCTGTAACTACGAGGAGGAGAACTTCGCGGACTGGGTCCTCTCGGAGACGGACGGCCGCGGGGTCGACGTGGTCGTCGAACACGTCGGCGCGCCCACCTGGCGGGACTCGCTGAAGAGCCTGACCAAGGGCGGCCGGCTCGTGACCTGTGGCGGCACCGGCGGCGGGAACCCCGAGACGGACATCCCGCGGATCTTCTGGGAACAGCTCACGATCATCGGCTCGACGATGGCCACGCCCGAGCAGGTCGACGACGTGATGGAACTGGTCTGGGACGGCACCTTCGAACCCGCGATCCGCGAGGAACTGCCGATGAGCGAGACGCCCCGCGCCCACGAGATCATCGAGAACCGGGAAGGCTTCGGGAAGGTCGTCGTTCGGCCGGACAGCGAACTCTGAGACGGTTTGCCGTCCCGAGTTATCGCATCCTGTGGTCACACCGGCAATAACGGGCAGGAGAACGAACGAGCCACGTCCCGATGACGGTCGGCCGGGTTGGCTAACCGTGAGGGCTTTGAGGATGCGGTCAAAGGATCAGCTAGTGAGTTCGAACGACGACGGCGGCTACGTCCACGATCCGGCGGCGTTCGACGCCGACGACGGGGAGGACGCAGAGTCGGGCGACGGCGGCGACGACTGGGAGCCGACCCACCCGGAGGCGGCCGACCGCGAGTTCGACTGGCGCGGCTGGGTCCTCGTCGGCGTCCTCGTGTTTGCCTTCCTGATCGCCCCGACCGCGATCTATCTCTTTCCGCCTGGCGCGGAGGGGTATCGGTTCGCGTTACTCATCCTGCCGCTTGCCCCGGCTATTCTGCTCGCTGTGACGGCCGTCTGGGCGACGACGCGTCCCTAAAAAACGGTCCCTTAGGCCTCGCGAACGCCTTCGAGGGTCTCGAGGGCGGCCGAACCGTGGACGACGTCCCCGTCCGGAGCGTCATCGCGGTCGACGTACGCCGTCAACGCGGTATAGAGCCGGTCGGCCTGGGAACCGGTGAGTCGCGTCTCGGCGTCGGCTTCGATCGCCTCGAGCGACTCGAGTACCCACTCCGGCGGCGTCTCGTCGTCGTCGAGGGCCTCGTCGAACCGGTTCGACAGGACGTGATGGGCGACCCATTGCTCGTCGCGGGTGAGCGTGACTTCGTACGTCTCGGTTTGTGGTGAGGAACTCATTTCGTCAGACGGGACCGTGTTGTCGGTCCTCGGGCAACGCTACGAACAGCGTGATAATAAGCCTTGTTACTACATGGCATGATTTCCGCGTTCTCCGACGACGGCGGGAGCGTGTCAGGCGGGGGAGATCGGCGGACCCACGGCCGAAAACTGGTCGGACGTCGATCAAAAGCTACTAACAGAATCGCGCCGAGGAACGGGACGACGGAATGGATCTCGCGACGCTGACGGAACCGATCGTGACCGGCCGCGTCGGACACGCGATCTCCCGGCTCGTACCGTCGACGGCCGTCTGGGAGCGCGAGTGGGACGTCTGTTGTGTCCTCGACGGCTGTCGGTACGATCTCATGCGCGAAACCGCGGCCGCCGGCCACGAGTTGCTGCCGGGGCCCGAGAGAGTGGGCTCGCTGTGGTCGGTCGGCTCCCAGTCCGCGGAGTGGATGGACCGGACCTTCGCCCCCGAGTATCGCGAGCGGATGGCCCGGACCGCCTACGTGACCGGCAACCCCTTCTCCTCGCAACCCTGCGAACACATCCTCGTGACCTCCGACGAGGTCCTCCCGCTCTCGGCCGCCGACTTCGGCGTCCTCCACGAGGCCTGGCGCGACGAGTGGGTCGACGACGACATCTCGACGATCCCGCCCGCGCCGCTGACCGACGCCGCGATCGCCGTCTGGCGCGCACGCGAGGAACTGGGAATCGACCGCGTCCTCGTCCACTACATGCAGCCCCACGCCCCCTTCCGGTCCCAGCCGGACTGGTTCTTCGGCTCGGCCGACATCGAACACTGGGGCCAGTTCGTCGAGGCCGACGACGACGAGGAGTTCGACCCCGAATCGCTGACCGCCGAGGAACGGGAGGCACTCGAGGCCTTCGCCCAGGCCGACGACGATGACTCGATGAACGACCCCTGGCTGCGGGTCCGCGAGGGCGACCTCTCCCGCGAGGCGGTCTGGGCGGCCTACCGTGACAACCTCGAGTGGGCCTTGGACGACCTGACCCGGCTCCAGGCAAACTGCGACGGCCGGCTCGCGCTGACCAGCGACCACGGCAACGGCCTCGGCGAGTTCGGCGTCTGGTCGCACCCGCCGGGCACCCCCGCCCCCGCCGTGCGCCGGGTCCCCTGGGTCGTCCGCGAGGGCCGCGACCGGGGGACCTGCGACCCCGAGCTTCCGGCGGGGATCCGCGAGCGCGGTTCGGCCGCCGAGAGCGACGGGGACGAGATCGAATCGCGCCTCGAGGCGCTGGGGTACCGGTGACGAGGACGCTCCGGGACGCGATCTACGCCGTTCGGAAGGCCCGGCTCGGCCTCGAGCGCCGCCGGCTCGATTACGGCCGGGAGACGCGCGAGCGGGCCGACCGGCTGGCCGACGTGCTCCCGGCCTCGGCCGACGAACTCCGCGGATACGAACGCGAGTACGACGACCTCGAGTGGTTCCACGACAGCTACGCCGACCGCGTCGACGAGATTCACGAGGCCGGCGTCGCGACCGACACGACCCACTGGCGCGACGGGGTGACGCTGTACGTCGTCTGTCGCGCGCTCGAGGTCGAGACGGCCGTCGAGACCGGCGTGCTGTTCGGCTCGTTCGACGCGCACATCCTCGCCGCAATGTGCGAGAACGGCGGCGGCACGCTGCATTCGGTGGACCTCCCCGGCGGCCCGCCCGGCCCCTTCGAGTACGGCCACCTGATTCCCGACCGGTGTCGCGATCGGTGGGAACTGCATCGGGGTGACGCGCGGGAGGTCTTGCCCGATCTGCTCGAGCGCGTCGGCCCCGTCGATCTCTTTTTGCACGACTCGGACCACCGGCTGCCCCACATGCGCTTCGAGTACGAGACGGCGTTGGGGCATCTCGGGTCCGGCGGGGTGCTCGCGAGTCACGACGTGCGGCTCTCCGGGCTGTTCGATCGGTTCACCGACGCGAACGGGTTGCAGTCGTGCGTGGTCTGTGATACGGGGATCGCGCGGGTTCCGTCGCGACCGTGACGGAGTGACCGAGTCGCCGTTCACAGCCGTCAGTGCGGTGCGAGTGTCTCAGTCGGTCCCGTAACTATAGTAGTCGCTGAAACGATTTACACACTGATCGCAGCGCTGTCGTGCGATCAGGTGTGCAATGACGTTCAGTGGCTACTATAGATATCGAGGCGACGCTTGAGGACGACACGCGTACCGAACGTCCGAACGATCGTCCCGATCCGGATAAACGCGAGAAGGTCGATCTCTGCCGCCGCGGGAGTCCGTCGAGGAACAGGAGCGGCCTGACACCGACGACCAACGAGTGGAGTCGCTCATGTACACCCACATGTTATTTATGTCGGTCGAGAACCACACGTCACCCATGACGCCGGAGATAGAGGAAGAGACGACAGTCAGTGCACGCGGCGGTGTCACGATTCCGTCCCTCGTTCGGGACCAGCTCGGCATCGAGGAAGGGGACAAACTCCGCTGGCATCTCGACGACGACGGCGATCTACAGATCGAGGTCGTTCACCAGCGAGAGGGCGTCTTCGACGACGTCGAACCGATCGACATGGGGGAGACGAACGCCGTCGACGCCAAAGAGGAGTTCGGGATCGAATGACGGCGGCCGTCGATACGAGCGTTCTCTTCGCCCATCGAAGCGCGCACGACGAGTTTCACGAACGGGCCACGGAGATCATCGCAGGGGTAGATCACGGGAAGTTACCGGAACTCCACATCACGGAGCACGTCCTCGCCGAGACGCTGAACCTCCTCCTCAACAAGGGGACCCACCGGAAGGCGACGCAGACGATGGATCTCCTCATCGAAGGGAGCCACTTTCGACTTCTACACACCCCGAAAACGGACTTCAATTCCACGCAGGCCCTCTTTCGCCGTCATCCGCATCTCTCCTTCGTCGACGCGTCGATCGTCGCGTACATGCAGCGAACGGGGATCGAGTATCTCTACTCGTTCGACGACGACTTCGACTCGGTAGACGGCGTGACGCGAGCGAATTCCGCCGTCGATCCGCGGTCGTAGTCGGCCCGTCTCGGCTTCGCCGTCGATGCCGGCCGTCACGGCGATCGCGTCGATCACTTGCCCGACCGGAATTCGGCCGGCGCTCGAGGCCGCCGATCGGGTTCTGTCCCACCGGGCGTCGGTGGTCGATACAGGTCGAGTCGATCCCCCGATAGCGCGCCGTCGGTTATCTGCTCGGTTTTTTCTCGAGCGACCCCGTCGATCGGCTCGAGCCGGCGTTCGTAGAGCCCCGCGAGGCGTTCGGCGCGCTGGAGCAACAGCGCGCGCCCGGCGTCGGTGAGCCGGTAGGTGACCCCCTGATCGTCGCGTTTCGAGAGCAGGCCGCGCCCGACGAGCGCGCGCAGGTTGGGCTCGAGTCGGGCGCGGCTCACTGCCGGATACCAGTGCTCGAGGGTCCACGCGATCCCCGACGGGTAGCAGGACTTGCCGTCGCGCTCGCGGCGGGCGACCGCCTCGAGGCAGTCGCGCTGGAAGCCGGTGAGTTCGATCCACGCGCGCCGGCCGTCTTTTGACGGGTAGTCGGCTGCTGATGCGTCCGCTCGAGCGGGAGGTTCAAGGTCCCGCGAGTCGTGATCCGACATGGCTTTCGGGTGGGTTACGGAAGCCACGCGGACCGGTGGTAGGGACACCGGGTCCGCATTTTCGAGGACCGAATCGGGCAGCGGTGGGTCCGTCTGGCCTCCATCTTCCACTAACAAGCGGAAGGGTATTATAATTACCCCATATGGGTCCATCAAGGACTCAAATAGTGGCCATCACTTGCATGCCACCAGAAGTTATCATAGGAAAGCGAGACTACCGATTGAATGCGTCCGCTGGTTTCATGGATGACAAAGTCTGATCCTGCAATTCTCGAGGTCTTCGAGGAAGCAGGGATTGCGATCCCGCCAGCGGTTGCAGAATACAATTTGGTAGGGATCTCGAAATCCACAGTAAAAAGACGTCTTCCGGTGTTAGTGGACCACGGCTTACTGGAGAAAGTCGACGATGACCGGGGCTATTACCGGATTACGGATCGCGGCCGTGCTTATCTCAAGGGCGAACTCGACGCCGAGGACTTAGAACCGAGTGAAGACTGAGTAGCGGTGATCCGGTGACTGGATACAGAATGCGACGGCCACGGGTGGACTGGATGACGCGGGCCGACGATGCGATCCTCGAGTTCCTGCTCAACGAGGGGAACCGGCCTCTCGTCGCGAATTTTTCTCACGAACGAACTGCAAGGGAAACGACGTCCTCAAGCGCGGTTTGGCCAAGTATGAGTTCTCGATATCCTTCGTCAACCAGATCACGAGGATTGACTGTTGCTAGTTCCGTAATCTCTCCTCTTTGCTCAACGACATCGTGTGCGTCAAGACAAATCCGACGGTCATCCCAAGGAATCTCAGAGAGTGCTTCATCGATTTCGGAGTAATCGTTTTCACGACTCCAAATTTCGGTTCTTGCTAGCAGCCACTGCCGGTTTTCGATGGCATTCTGTTCGATGTCACGTGCAAGTTCTCTGAGTCGCTTAATCAGCTCTTCCAACTGAATGAAATTTGTTACCTGGTTTCGGTAGAAATCGCGGAGTGACGTACTGGCGTTGTTATTTCCAACCAGGTTTTGGCGAATTTGTGAAGTATCCATGGAATCCAATTGGCCTTTGTAATCGGAGTTCTGGAGTTGGAAAATATGATCGCGAATCCCGTCCGCAATCTCCTCAGCGAGATCAGGTTCTCTGTTCAGGTATTCATCCTCAACATGGTCGGAGATATACAACGAGAATCCGTTCTCCTCCAGATATTCTCTG containing:
- a CDS encoding MogA/MoaB family molybdenum cofactor biosynthesis protein, with the translated sequence MDETDADDAADTLCAGVITIASDRDLEKDAAGETVNDLLEADGHEVTVREHVKSDHDTVQSIVSRLLDRDDVDIVITAGATGVEPGDITIEAVEPLLEKELAAFSELVTVLGYERVGTAVVGTRTLAGVADGTPVFCLPGHVDATRLALEEIVLAEASTLVERAGYEASDADEEPTDANGAEPADGGA
- a CDS encoding zinc-binding dehydrogenase, which gives rise to MQAVQITEHGDTDVIEYGEYPDPEVDRDEVLVDVKAAALNHLDIWTRRGMPGLDLEMPHIPGSDAAGVVEAVGEDVTRFEEGDRVAVSAGVGDLRMDDPTLDPTFHIIGEHVRGVHSEYAAVPEDNLIPVPEGVDWAVAGSSCLVFQTAWRMLIERADLEAGESVLVLGASGGVGHAALQIADYAGAEVYATGSTEEKLDYALEHGADHVCNYEEENFADWVLSETDGRGVDVVVEHVGAPTWRDSLKSLTKGGRLVTCGGTGGGNPETDIPRIFWEQLTIIGSTMATPEQVDDVMELVWDGTFEPAIREELPMSETPRAHEIIENREGFGKVVVRPDSEL
- a CDS encoding DUF7853 family protein; protein product: MSSSPQTETYEVTLTRDEQWVAHHVLSNRFDEALDDDETPPEWVLESLEAIEADAETRLTGSQADRLYTALTAYVDRDDAPDGDVVHGSAALETLEGVREA
- a CDS encoding class I SAM-dependent methyltransferase, which gives rise to MTRTLRDAIYAVRKARLGLERRRLDYGRETRERADRLADVLPASADELRGYEREYDDLEWFHDSYADRVDEIHEAGVATDTTHWRDGVTLYVVCRALEVETAVETGVLFGSFDAHILAAMCENGGGTLHSVDLPGGPPGPFEYGHLIPDRCRDRWELHRGDAREVLPDLLERVGPVDLFLHDSDHRLPHMRFEYETALGHLGSGGVLASHDVRLSGLFDRFTDANGLQSCVVCDTGIARVPSRP
- a CDS encoding AbrB/MazE/SpoVT family DNA-binding domain-containing protein yields the protein MTPEIEEETTVSARGGVTIPSLVRDQLGIEEGDKLRWHLDDDGDLQIEVVHQREGVFDDVEPIDMGETNAVDAKEEFGIE
- a CDS encoding type II toxin-antitoxin system VapC family toxin; translated protein: MTAAVDTSVLFAHRSAHDEFHERATEIIAGVDHGKLPELHITEHVLAETLNLLLNKGTHRKATQTMDLLIEGSHFRLLHTPKTDFNSTQALFRRHPHLSFVDASIVAYMQRTGIEYLYSFDDDFDSVDGVTRANSAVDPRS
- a CDS encoding IclR family transcriptional regulator, whose amino-acid sequence is MRPLVSWMTKSDPAILEVFEEAGIAIPPAVAEYNLVGISKSTVKRRLPVLVDHGLLEKVDDDRGYYRITDRGRAYLKGELDAEDLEPSED